In Pseudomonas sp. MTM4, one genomic interval encodes:
- a CDS encoding CynX/NimT family MFS transporter, producing the protein MNAEASTRAIVWVILGCGVVAALHVGKAAIATPMLQVDLQLNLGEVGWLTGIFAVLGLLGGVPAGALVTAAGDRRMLLLGLGVMTLAGAAGAIAPSYPILLASRLLEGLGFLLITVAGPALLQRLTTGSQRDMAFSLWSCFMPCGLAIAMLTGPLFHTWQSFWWSSAGLAAAVALVVVFCVPRGATPGGQRLRRMVEDIRRLLSSSGTSLLALCFALYSLMFFALFSFLPVLLMERMGVSHHSAGLLAALASAINASGNLAAGYLMARGVGRASLIVCASSVMGVAGLGIFLDLFPALPTFVLCIFFSAVGGLIPATLLASAPLLSPNAALVPIAVGLIMQGSNLGQLLGPVAVGSVTAAFGWGAAGAVVVVSAIAACAIGCVLRTSFQRSESFRRRLPNHDS; encoded by the coding sequence GTGAACGCCGAGGCCTCCACCAGGGCAATCGTCTGGGTGATTCTGGGTTGTGGCGTCGTGGCGGCCTTGCATGTAGGCAAGGCCGCCATCGCGACGCCAATGCTTCAGGTGGATCTGCAGTTGAACCTCGGCGAGGTCGGCTGGCTTACCGGGATATTCGCTGTGCTGGGACTGCTTGGCGGCGTGCCGGCCGGTGCCTTGGTGACGGCCGCCGGTGATCGAAGAATGTTGCTGCTGGGGCTGGGGGTGATGACCCTCGCAGGCGCGGCTGGTGCGATCGCACCTTCGTATCCCATTCTCTTGGCCTCCCGGCTTTTGGAGGGGCTCGGTTTTCTTCTGATCACGGTGGCCGGGCCGGCGCTCTTGCAGCGTCTCACGACCGGTTCGCAGCGCGATATGGCGTTTTCGCTTTGGAGCTGCTTCATGCCATGCGGGCTGGCCATTGCGATGCTGACCGGGCCGCTATTCCATACATGGCAGTCGTTCTGGTGGTCGAGCGCGGGCCTCGCAGCGGCTGTCGCACTTGTGGTGGTTTTTTGCGTACCGCGCGGCGCAACGCCTGGTGGCCAGCGTCTGCGACGCATGGTTGAAGATATTCGCCGCTTGCTGTCCTCCAGCGGAACGTCCTTGCTGGCACTCTGTTTTGCGCTCTACAGCCTAATGTTCTTCGCATTGTTCAGCTTTTTGCCGGTCTTGCTGATGGAGCGCATGGGCGTCTCTCACCACAGCGCCGGGCTGTTGGCCGCACTGGCAAGCGCCATCAACGCCAGCGGTAACCTTGCGGCCGGTTATCTAATGGCGCGTGGGGTCGGCCGCGCTTCACTCATCGTCTGTGCGAGCAGCGTCATGGGGGTGGCCGGGCTCGGCATATTTCTCGACCTCTTCCCGGCATTACCGACGTTCGTGTTGTGCATCTTTTTTTCCGCAGTGGGCGGGCTGATCCCCGCGACGTTGCTGGCTTCCGCACCACTGCTTTCCCCTAACGCGGCGCTCGTGCCGATCGCCGTCGGCTTGATCATGCAAGGAAGCAATCTCGGGCAACTGCTTGGCCCGGTGGCCGTGGGGAGCGTAACCGCAGCATTCGGCTGGGGCGCGGCCGGTGCGGTAGTGGTCGTTTCGGCGATAGCGGCTTGTGCAATCGGGTGCGTTCTGCGTACGTCTTTCCAACGCAGCGAGTCATTTAGACGAAGGCTGCCGAATCACGATAGCTGA
- the wrbA gene encoding NAD(P)H:quinone oxidoreductase → MTKVLVLYYSSYGHIETLAQAVAEGARQAGASAVIKRVPELVPEHVTERAGYKLNQPANVATVSELPDYDAIVIGTPTRFGNMASQMKNFLDQCGGLWFEDKLVGKAGGAFTSTGSQHGGQESTLLATHTVLLHLGMVVVGLPYSFKGQLRMDAITGGTPYGASTLADDGNGGNRQPSDNELDGARFQGWHVARVAAALAASPIGVPQ, encoded by the coding sequence ATGACGAAAGTACTGGTGCTCTATTACTCCTCCTATGGCCATATCGAAACGCTCGCCCAGGCGGTCGCTGAAGGTGCTCGTCAGGCCGGCGCATCGGCGGTAATCAAACGCGTCCCTGAGCTGGTGCCCGAACATGTCACTGAACGGGCCGGCTACAAGCTGAACCAACCTGCCAACGTAGCTACCGTGTCGGAGCTGCCTGATTACGACGCCATCGTGATCGGCACGCCCACGCGCTTCGGCAACATGGCATCGCAGATGAAGAACTTTCTCGATCAATGCGGCGGGTTGTGGTTCGAGGACAAACTGGTCGGCAAAGCGGGCGGCGCGTTCACTTCGACAGGGAGCCAGCATGGAGGCCAGGAAAGCACGCTCCTGGCGACGCACACAGTGCTGCTCCATCTGGGCATGGTCGTGGTTGGGCTGCCTTACAGCTTCAAAGGGCAACTGCGGATGGACGCGATTACCGGAGGCACGCCATACGGTGCTTCGACACTCGCTGACGACGGCAACGGTGGCAACCGTCAACCGAGCGACAACGAGCTGGACGGCGCTCGTTTCCAGGGGTGGCATGTCGCCCGAGTTGCAGCGGCGCTCGCGGCGTCCCCCATCGGAGTGCCGCAGTGA
- the hmgA gene encoding homogentisate 1,2-dioxygenase, which yields MQPQQETSRYLSGFGNEFSSEALPGALPVGQNSPQKVPYGLYTELFSGTAFTVPRSEARRTWLYRIRPSANHGQYQRLGRQLGNELGPVTPNRLRWSPEPFPEAATDFLDGLMCITANAEPGQPAGASIYRYAANVSMERVFFNADGELLIVPQQGALKLVTELGVLNVAPLEIAVIPRGMRFRVELLEATARGYVCENHGCALRLPDLGPIGSNGLANPRDFLTPVAHFEERDEPVQLVQKFLGELWMTELDHSPLDVVAWHGNNVPYKYDLRRFNTIGTVSFDHPDPSIFTVLTSPSAIHGMANIDFVIFPPRWMVAENTFRPPWFHRNLMNEFMGLIDGAYDAKADGFSPGGASLHNCMSAHGPDQVSTEQAINAELKPHKIENTMAFMFETGQVLRPTRQALESPQLQSDYDSCWAGLAKTFDKNEK from the coding sequence ATGCAACCACAACAAGAAACCTCTCGATACCTGTCCGGCTTCGGCAATGAATTCAGCAGCGAGGCGCTGCCCGGTGCGCTGCCGGTCGGTCAGAACTCACCGCAGAAAGTGCCGTACGGGCTCTATACCGAACTGTTTTCCGGCACCGCATTCACCGTGCCGCGCAGTGAAGCGCGGCGGACCTGGCTGTATCGCATTCGCCCCTCGGCCAACCACGGCCAATACCAGCGCCTGGGTCGCCAGCTCGGCAACGAGTTGGGGCCGGTCACGCCTAACCGGTTGCGTTGGAGTCCTGAGCCTTTCCCCGAAGCGGCGACCGATTTCCTCGATGGCCTGATGTGCATAACGGCCAACGCCGAACCCGGCCAGCCGGCGGGGGCGAGCATTTATCGTTACGCGGCGAACGTGTCGATGGAGCGGGTCTTCTTCAATGCGGACGGCGAGCTGCTGATCGTGCCGCAGCAGGGCGCGCTGAAGCTCGTCACCGAGCTGGGCGTGCTGAATGTTGCGCCGTTGGAGATCGCAGTGATTCCGCGCGGCATGCGCTTTCGTGTCGAGTTGCTCGAAGCGACGGCGCGCGGCTACGTTTGCGAGAACCACGGCTGCGCGCTGCGCCTGCCAGACCTTGGCCCGATCGGCAGCAATGGCCTGGCCAATCCGCGTGACTTTCTTACGCCGGTCGCCCACTTCGAGGAGCGCGACGAGCCGGTGCAGCTGGTGCAGAAATTCCTCGGCGAGCTCTGGATGACTGAACTCGATCACTCGCCGCTGGACGTGGTCGCCTGGCACGGCAACAACGTGCCCTACAAATACGACCTGCGCCGTTTCAACACCATCGGCACGGTCAGCTTCGACCACCCTGATCCATCAATCTTCACGGTGCTGACCTCGCCGAGCGCCATCCACGGCATGGCCAATATCGACTTCGTAATCTTCCCGCCGCGCTGGATGGTGGCGGAAAACACCTTCCGTCCGCCGTGGTTTCACCGCAACCTGATGAACGAATTCATGGGCCTGATCGATGGCGCCTACGATGCCAAGGCCGACGGCTTCTCGCCCGGCGGCGCATCGCTGCATAACTGCATGAGCGCGCATGGCCCTGATCAGGTTTCAACTGAACAGGCGATCAACGCCGAACTCAAACCGCACAAGATCGAGAACACCATGGCCTTCATGTTCGAGACCGGCCAGGTGCTTCGCCCCACACGCCAGGCGTTGGAGAGCCCGCAGCTGCAGAGCGATTACGATAGCTGCTGGGCCGGCCTGGCCAAGACCTTCGACAAGAATGAGAAATGA
- a CDS encoding IclR family transcriptional regulator translates to MADSNADTAPRRQKVQAAEVGTDILTALAELAPATSLSRLAEHVGMPASKVHRYLQALMASGFAEQDPLTNHYGLGRAALFVGLAALGRLDVVKLATPHLAQLRDELNETCFLAVWGNRGPAVVHVEQAVRAVTLVTQVGSVLPLLGSSTGLVFNAFMPNAETAELREEELQRPSAPSSAALAATMKELQRTHIQHVHGLLMAGVNALSAPIFSGNQQLAGVITIVGAEPGFMADADGEAAQQLLKVARAISERMGASFQ, encoded by the coding sequence ATGGCAGACAGTAACGCGGACACGGCGCCCCGCCGACAGAAAGTGCAGGCCGCCGAGGTGGGCACGGACATCCTCACGGCACTGGCCGAACTGGCCCCGGCGACATCGCTGTCGCGCCTGGCTGAACACGTCGGCATGCCCGCCAGCAAGGTCCATCGTTACCTGCAGGCCTTGATGGCCAGCGGCTTCGCCGAGCAAGACCCGCTGACCAATCACTACGGGCTGGGTCGCGCCGCCCTGTTCGTCGGCCTGGCGGCACTGGGTCGGCTGGACGTCGTGAAGCTGGCCACCCCGCACTTGGCGCAGCTGCGCGACGAACTCAACGAAACCTGCTTTCTCGCCGTATGGGGCAACCGCGGCCCGGCCGTCGTGCATGTCGAGCAGGCGGTGCGGGCCGTCACGCTGGTGACACAGGTCGGCTCGGTGCTGCCGCTACTGGGATCGTCCACCGGCTTGGTGTTCAACGCCTTCATGCCAAACGCGGAAACTGCCGAGCTGCGCGAAGAGGAACTGCAACGGCCGTCGGCGCCCTCCTCCGCAGCGCTGGCCGCGACCATGAAAGAACTGCAGCGCACCCACATTCAACACGTGCACGGCCTGCTGATGGCGGGCGTCAATGCACTCTCTGCGCCGATATTCAGTGGCAATCAGCAATTGGCGGGCGTCATCACGATCGTCGGCGCCGAGCCCGGTTTCATGGCCGATGCGGATGGCGAAGCCGCGCAGCAGTTGCTGAAGGTGGCACGTGCGATCAGTGAGCGGATGGGGGCTTCCTTTCAATGA
- a CDS encoding LysR family transcriptional regulator: MLNGLTLDQIRTFVTVVDSGSFRSGAARLLRVQSAVSHAIANLEGELGLQLFDRTGYRPVLTPEGKALLANARDLLLRADAMRARARSLGEGVESELSLVVDTLFPIATVAAAMIRVREDYPAITFSLESLPLGGPLAALDEKRCTLAVIVGEDFRNPRIALEAIGSVAQIAVVHRDHPLATKSAGGALLGLPDLADHQQIVLADPSPLSGGRAFGVLSPYTCRVNTQGVKFALIRAGLGWGRLPAWQVQDDLDAGQLVRLGISDLGRNSQVAYEAYLAHRLDEPLGPVAQAFRRALAEHPMP; the protein is encoded by the coding sequence ATGCTGAACGGGTTAACGCTGGATCAGATTCGCACCTTCGTTACTGTGGTCGACAGTGGCAGCTTTCGTTCTGGCGCCGCGCGTTTGCTGCGCGTGCAGTCGGCAGTCAGCCATGCGATTGCCAATCTGGAGGGCGAGCTGGGTCTGCAACTGTTCGACCGCACCGGCTATCGGCCCGTACTGACGCCTGAAGGAAAAGCGTTGCTAGCCAATGCTCGCGACCTCCTTCTCAGAGCGGATGCCATGCGGGCACGTGCCCGCTCGCTGGGTGAGGGGGTCGAATCCGAATTGTCGCTGGTGGTCGACACCCTGTTCCCAATCGCTACGGTGGCGGCGGCGATGATCAGGGTGCGTGAGGACTATCCTGCAATCACCTTCAGCCTGGAGTCCTTACCGCTAGGCGGGCCGCTTGCAGCACTGGATGAGAAGCGCTGCACGCTCGCCGTCATTGTGGGGGAGGATTTCCGCAACCCGAGGATCGCTCTGGAAGCGATCGGCTCGGTGGCGCAGATTGCCGTGGTGCATCGCGATCATCCGCTCGCCACCAAATCGGCTGGCGGAGCGCTGCTAGGGTTACCGGATCTCGCCGACCATCAGCAAATCGTGCTAGCCGACCCGTCTCCATTGTCGGGAGGCCGAGCGTTCGGCGTCCTCTCGCCGTATACCTGCCGGGTAAACACGCAGGGCGTGAAGTTCGCGCTCATCCGCGCAGGCCTCGGCTGGGGCCGGTTGCCGGCATGGCAGGTGCAGGACGATCTCGACGCGGGCCAACTGGTACGCCTGGGTATTTCGGATCTCGGACGAAACAGCCAAGTGGCATATGAGGCCTACCTGGCGCACCGTCTGGACGAGCCGCTCGGTCCGGTCGCACAAGCCTTTCGCCGAGCCTTGGCCGAGCATCCAATGCCCTGA